A part of Kitasatospora acidiphila genomic DNA contains:
- the nuoK gene encoding NADH-quinone oxidoreductase subunit NuoK → MNPVNYLYLAALLFTIGAAGVLIRRNAIVLFMCVELMLNASNLALVTFSRLHGNLDGQIMAFFTMVVAAAEVVVGLAIIVSIFRTRHSASVDDSNLMKL, encoded by the coding sequence GTGAATCCCGTCAACTACCTGTACCTCGCCGCCCTGTTGTTCACCATCGGGGCCGCGGGGGTGCTGATCCGGCGCAATGCCATCGTGCTGTTCATGTGCGTCGAGCTGATGCTCAACGCGTCCAACCTGGCCCTGGTCACCTTCTCCCGGCTGCACGGCAACCTGGACGGCCAGATCATGGCCTTCTTCACCATGGTGGTGGCCGCGGCCGAGGTCGTCGTGGGCCTGGCCATCATCGTCAGCATCTTCCGTACCAGGCACTCGGCTTCGGTCGACGACAGCAACCTGATGAAGCTGTAG
- the nuoL gene encoding NADH-quinone oxidoreductase subunit L, with the protein MNSLIPLLIAAPLAGAALLLLGGRRLDRSGHWLGLLASAVSFVFGLVLFFDMLGRPVSQRAVDVKVFSWISVGSFQADAAFQLDQLSITFVLLITGVGTLIHLYSVGYMAHDERRRRFFGYLNLFLAAMLLLVLADNYLLLYVGWEGVGLASYLLIGFWQHKVSAATAAKKAFIVNRVGDVGLSIAIMLMFTQFGSFSFSQVFAAAPQESRGGLTAIGLLLLLAACGKSAQVPLQSWLGDAMEGPTPVSALIHAATMVTAGVYLITRSSAIFNRAPDARLAVVCVGAVTLLYGAIVGCAKDDIKKALAGSTMSQIGYMVLAAGLGPIGYVFAIMHLVTHGFFKAGLFLGAGSVMHGMNDEVNMRHYGGLRKYLPITFVTFGLGYLAIIGFPGLSGFFSKDKIIEAAFSQGGTEGWILGTVTLVGAAVTAFYMTRVMLMTFFGKQRWQPDENGELPHPHESPKIMTLPMIVLAVGSVLAGGLFSINDAFVNWLTPVTGHSEGNSPLSSITVTLITAACMVAGVGASYLVYGRSAVPVTPPVGSVLTRAARRDLLQDEINHALLVRPGSALTAALVYFDAKGVDGAVNGVSATIGGLSSRVRRVQNGYVRSYALSMFGGTLVLVATTLLMRSV; encoded by the coding sequence GTGAACTCACTCATCCCGCTGCTGATCGCAGCGCCGCTGGCCGGTGCTGCCCTGCTGCTGCTCGGCGGCCGCCGGCTCGACCGGTCCGGCCACTGGCTCGGCCTGCTGGCCTCCGCCGTCTCCTTCGTCTTCGGGCTGGTCCTCTTCTTCGACATGCTCGGCCGGCCCGTCAGTCAACGGGCCGTCGACGTCAAGGTGTTCAGCTGGATCTCGGTGGGCAGCTTCCAGGCCGACGCCGCCTTCCAACTGGACCAGCTGTCCATCACCTTCGTGCTGCTGATCACCGGGGTCGGCACCCTGATCCACCTCTACTCGGTGGGCTACATGGCCCATGACGAGCGGCGGCGGCGCTTCTTCGGGTACCTCAACCTCTTCCTGGCGGCCATGCTGCTGCTCGTGCTGGCCGACAACTACCTGCTGCTGTACGTCGGTTGGGAGGGCGTCGGGCTCGCCTCGTACCTGCTGATCGGCTTCTGGCAGCACAAGGTGAGCGCGGCCACCGCGGCCAAGAAGGCGTTCATCGTCAACCGGGTCGGCGATGTCGGACTCTCCATCGCGATCATGCTGATGTTCACTCAGTTCGGCAGCTTCTCCTTCAGCCAGGTCTTCGCCGCCGCCCCGCAGGAGAGCCGGGGCGGGCTCACCGCGATCGGCCTGCTGCTCCTGCTGGCGGCCTGCGGCAAGTCGGCCCAGGTGCCACTGCAGAGCTGGCTCGGGGACGCCATGGAGGGCCCGACCCCGGTCTCCGCGCTGATCCACGCGGCCACCATGGTGACCGCCGGCGTCTACCTGATCACCCGCTCCAGCGCCATCTTCAACCGGGCGCCGGACGCCCGCCTCGCGGTGGTCTGCGTCGGCGCGGTCACGCTGCTCTACGGTGCGATCGTCGGGTGCGCCAAGGACGACATCAAGAAGGCGCTGGCCGGCTCGACCATGTCGCAGATCGGCTACATGGTGCTGGCCGCCGGGCTCGGCCCGATCGGCTACGTCTTCGCCATCATGCACCTGGTCACCCACGGCTTCTTCAAGGCCGGGCTGTTCCTCGGCGCCGGTTCGGTGATGCACGGCATGAACGACGAGGTGAACATGCGTCACTACGGCGGGCTGCGCAAGTACCTGCCGATCACCTTCGTCACCTTCGGCCTCGGCTACCTGGCGATCATCGGCTTCCCCGGACTCTCCGGCTTCTTCTCCAAGGACAAGATCATCGAGGCGGCCTTCTCCCAGGGCGGCACCGAGGGCTGGATCCTCGGCACGGTCACCCTGGTCGGCGCCGCGGTCACCGCGTTCTACATGACCCGCGTGATGCTGATGACCTTCTTCGGCAAGCAGCGCTGGCAGCCCGACGAGAACGGCGAGTTGCCGCACCCGCACGAGTCGCCGAAGATCATGACGCTGCCGATGATCGTGCTGGCCGTCGGCTCGGTGCTGGCCGGCGGGCTGTTCAGCATCAACGACGCCTTCGTCAACTGGCTGACCCCGGTCACCGGGCACAGCGAGGGCAACTCCCCGCTGTCGTCGATCACGGTCACCCTGATCACCGCCGCCTGCATGGTGGCCGGCGTCGGCGCCTCCTACCTGGTGTACGGGCGCAGCGCGGTGCCGGTCACCCCGCCGGTCGGCTCGGTGCTCACCCGGGCCGCCCGCCGCGACCTGCTGCAGGACGAGATCAACCACGCCCTGCTGGTCCGGCCCGGCTCGGCGCTCACCGCCGCGCTGGTCTACTTCGACGCCAAGGGCGTGGACGGAGCGGTCAACGGGGTGTCCGCCACCATCGGGGGCCTGTCCAGCCGGGTGCGCCGGGTGCAGAACGGCTACGTCCGCTCCTACGCCCTCTCCATGTTCGGCGGCACGCTGGTGCTGGTCGCCACGACTCTCCTGATGAGGTCGGTATGA
- the nuoI gene encoding NADH-quinone oxidoreductase subunit NuoI, whose translation MPEPDKDKPSLLGPAAGFGVTFTAMFKKRLTEQYPEQKKPTAPRFHGRHQLNRHPDGLEKCIGCELCAWACPADAIYVEGADNTEEERYSPGERYGAVYQINYARCILCGLCIEACPTRALTMTNEYELADSSRKDLIFTKEQLLAGLTEGMVAPPHAMYPGTDEGAYYRGEVHEAAPGTTRQERDQQTHERGVTS comes from the coding sequence ATGCCCGAACCCGACAAGGACAAGCCGTCGCTGCTGGGACCGGCCGCAGGCTTCGGCGTGACCTTCACGGCCATGTTCAAGAAGCGGCTGACCGAGCAGTACCCCGAGCAGAAGAAGCCCACCGCCCCCCGATTCCACGGCCGCCACCAGCTCAACCGGCACCCGGACGGCCTGGAGAAGTGCATCGGCTGCGAGCTGTGCGCCTGGGCCTGCCCCGCCGACGCGATCTACGTGGAGGGCGCCGACAACACCGAGGAGGAGCGGTACTCCCCGGGTGAGCGGTACGGCGCGGTCTACCAGATCAACTACGCCCGCTGCATCCTCTGCGGCCTGTGCATCGAGGCTTGCCCGACCCGGGCGCTCACCATGACCAACGAGTACGAGCTGGCCGACTCCTCGCGCAAGGACCTGATCTTCACCAAGGAGCAGCTGCTGGCCGGCCTCACCGAGGGCATGGTGGCGCCGCCGCACGCCATGTACCCCGGCACCGACGAGGGTGCCTACTACCGGGGCGAGGTCCACGAGGCCGCGCCCGGAACGACCCGTCAGGAGCGGGACCAGCAGACGCACGAGCGCGGGGTGACCTCATGA
- the nuoH gene encoding NADH-quinone oxidoreductase subunit NuoH, with protein sequence MPTWTMTAAGSYETLSYFGRDPWWLVLLKAVFCFAFLLVTVLIAIVWERKVVAWMQLRIGPNRHGPWGLLQSLADGVKLALKEDLVVSKADKAVYILAPIVCAIPAFMAFAVIPFGPADNEISIFGHRTPMQLTDLPVALLYILATASIGIYGIVLAGWSSGSTYPLLGGLRSSAQMISYEIAMGLSFAAVFIYSGSMSTSQIVSSQQPTWFAVLLPVSFIVYIISMVGETNRAPFDLPEAEGELVGGFNTEYSSLKFAMFMLAEYVNMVTVSAVASTLFLGGWRAPWPITAFWTGANHGWWPMLWIVLKIQLLLFFFIWLRGTLPRFRYDQFMKLGWKVLIPVSLVWLVMVAAVRALRNQGQQFGSVVLYVGAPVCAVLLLSLVWDVLRRKEQVQKFEPPAEFDPMAGGYPVPPLPGQQLPPVPRRRSRVPQVQPPAEPLQDALNGANQSEGS encoded by the coding sequence ATGCCCACCTGGACAATGACCGCCGCGGGCAGCTACGAGACGCTGAGCTACTTCGGCCGCGACCCGTGGTGGCTGGTCCTGCTGAAGGCGGTGTTCTGCTTCGCCTTCCTGCTGGTCACGGTGCTGATCGCGATCGTCTGGGAGCGCAAGGTCGTCGCCTGGATGCAGCTGCGGATCGGCCCCAACCGGCACGGCCCGTGGGGGCTGCTGCAGTCGCTGGCCGACGGTGTGAAGCTGGCGCTCAAGGAAGACCTGGTGGTCTCCAAGGCCGACAAGGCCGTCTACATCCTGGCGCCGATCGTCTGCGCGATCCCGGCCTTCATGGCCTTCGCGGTGATCCCGTTCGGCCCGGCCGACAACGAGATCTCGATCTTCGGCCACCGGACCCCGATGCAGCTCACCGACCTGCCGGTGGCGCTGCTCTACATCCTGGCCACCGCCTCGATCGGGATCTACGGCATCGTGCTGGCCGGCTGGTCCTCCGGCTCCACCTACCCGCTGCTCGGCGGCCTGCGCTCGTCGGCGCAGATGATCTCCTACGAGATCGCCATGGGCCTCTCGTTCGCCGCGGTGTTCATCTACTCCGGCTCGATGTCCACCTCGCAGATCGTCAGTTCACAGCAGCCGACCTGGTTCGCGGTGCTGCTCCCGGTCTCCTTCATCGTCTACATCATCTCGATGGTCGGGGAGACCAACCGGGCGCCGTTCGACCTTCCGGAGGCCGAGGGCGAGCTGGTCGGCGGCTTCAACACCGAGTACAGCTCACTGAAGTTCGCGATGTTCATGCTCGCCGAGTACGTCAACATGGTCACCGTCTCGGCGGTCGCCTCCACCCTCTTCCTGGGCGGCTGGCGGGCCCCCTGGCCGATCACCGCGTTCTGGACCGGCGCCAACCACGGCTGGTGGCCGATGCTGTGGATCGTGCTGAAGATCCAGTTGCTGCTGTTCTTCTTCATCTGGCTGCGCGGCACGCTTCCCCGGTTCCGCTACGACCAGTTCATGAAGCTCGGCTGGAAGGTGCTGATCCCGGTCTCGCTGGTCTGGCTGGTGATGGTGGCCGCCGTCCGGGCGCTGCGCAACCAGGGCCAGCAGTTCGGCTCGGTGGTGCTCTACGTGGGCGCGCCGGTCTGCGCGGTGCTGCTGCTCTCGCTGGTCTGGGACGTCCTGCGCCGCAAGGAGCAGGTCCAGAAGTTCGAGCCGCCCGCCGAATTCGACCCGATGGCGGGCGGCTACCCGGTGCCGCCGCTGCCGGGCCAGCAGTTGCCGCCCGTGCCGCGCCGGCGCAGCCGGGTGCCGCAGGTGCAGCCGCCGGCCGAACCACTGCAGGACGCGCTCAACGGCGCCAACCAGTCCGAAGGGAGCTGA
- a CDS encoding NADH-quinone oxidoreductase subunit J: MTSTGEAVQFWVLAVIAVGGALGMVTMRKAVHSALCLAATMLALAVCYLAQGAVFLGVVQIVVYTGAIMMLFLFVVMLVGVSSADSLKETLKGQRIAAVLCGLGFGVLLIAGIANARLSHFTGLAEANAEGNVQGLARLIFTKYVWAFEVTGALLITAAIGAMVLTHREHVKPPKTQRELAAERVRENKQVTPLPAPGVYARHNAVDIAGLLPDGSIAEDSVMSTLRERGQIRDVSQDMLRRMAELENSSADWLGRPSSERPSPSAPPSQRAALETVPNNEPTSEEAE; encoded by the coding sequence ATGACCTCAACCGGCGAGGCGGTCCAGTTCTGGGTGCTGGCGGTGATCGCCGTCGGCGGCGCGCTGGGCATGGTGACCATGCGCAAGGCCGTGCACAGCGCCCTCTGCCTGGCCGCCACCATGCTGGCGCTGGCCGTCTGCTACCTGGCCCAGGGCGCGGTCTTCCTGGGTGTGGTGCAGATCGTCGTCTACACCGGCGCGATCATGATGCTCTTCCTCTTCGTGGTGATGCTGGTCGGCGTCTCCAGCGCCGACAGCCTGAAGGAGACCCTCAAGGGCCAGCGGATCGCCGCCGTGCTCTGCGGGCTCGGCTTCGGGGTGCTGCTGATCGCCGGCATCGCCAATGCCAGGCTCAGCCACTTCACCGGCCTGGCCGAGGCCAACGCCGAGGGCAATGTGCAGGGCCTGGCCCGGCTGATCTTCACCAAGTACGTCTGGGCCTTCGAGGTCACCGGCGCGCTGCTGATCACCGCGGCGATCGGCGCCATGGTGCTGACCCACCGCGAGCACGTGAAGCCGCCGAAGACCCAGCGCGAGCTGGCCGCCGAGCGGGTCAGGGAGAACAAGCAGGTCACCCCGCTGCCGGCGCCCGGCGTCTACGCCCGGCACAACGCGGTGGACATCGCCGGCCTGCTGCCCGACGGCTCGATCGCCGAGGACTCGGTGATGAGCACCCTGCGCGAGCGCGGCCAGATCCGCGACGTCAGCCAGGACATGCTGCGCCGGATGGCCGAGCTGGAGAACAGCAGCGCCGACTGGCTGGGCCGGCCCTCCTCCGAGCGGCCGAGCCCGAGCGCGCCGCCGTCGCAGCGGGCCGCGCTGGAAACCGTGCCGAACAACGAGCCGACGTCCGAGGAGGCGGAGTGA
- a CDS encoding NADH-quinone oxidoreductase subunit M, protein MSVLLTATCAVPAAGAIVTAALPAGTSEARRRTSRMTALGFSAATLVLAAVIAARFHPGGPRYQLTESYSWIRTFGIDFSFGVDGIGAALVLLTAVLVPLVMLASWHDADPAPSPDGTFDGNTFEGRRRTQGFFALILAVEAMVLVSFLATDIFLFYVFFEAMLIPMYFLIGGFGDRAGGPEQARQRSYAAVKFLLYNLLGGLVMLAAVIGLYVIARNQNQGTFDLQALTKSIADGKLVIDSSAEKALFLGFFFAFAVKAPLWPLHTWLPNAMGESTAGTAVLITAVVDKVGTFAMLRFCLGLFPNASKFFAPAILVLAVIGIIYGALLAVGQKDIKRLVAYASISHFGFIIMGIFAMTTQGQSGATLYMVNHGISTALLMLIAGFLISRRGSRLIADYGGVQKVAPVLAGTFLIGGLATLSLPGLAPFVSEFLVLVGTFTRYPALGIIATLGIVLAALYVLVLYQRTMTGPVKAGVSGMPDLKARELLVAAPLIALTIALGVYPKPLTDLVNPAVADTLTQVHRTDPAPAHPMAATPGGVTK, encoded by the coding sequence ATGAGTGTTCTGCTCACCGCCACCTGCGCCGTCCCGGCCGCCGGGGCGATCGTCACCGCCGCGCTGCCGGCCGGGACCAGCGAGGCCCGGCGGCGGACCAGCAGGATGACGGCACTCGGTTTCTCGGCCGCCACCCTGGTGCTGGCCGCCGTCATCGCCGCCAGGTTCCACCCGGGCGGCCCGCGCTACCAACTCACCGAGTCCTACAGCTGGATCCGGACCTTCGGGATCGACTTCTCGTTCGGCGTGGACGGGATCGGCGCGGCGCTGGTGCTGCTCACCGCGGTGCTGGTGCCGCTGGTGATGCTGGCCTCCTGGCACGACGCGGACCCGGCTCCGTCACCCGACGGAACGTTCGACGGCAACACTTTTGAGGGGCGCAGGCGCACCCAGGGCTTCTTCGCGCTGATCCTGGCCGTCGAGGCGATGGTGCTGGTCTCCTTCCTGGCCACTGACATCTTCCTGTTCTACGTCTTCTTCGAAGCCATGCTGATTCCGATGTACTTCCTGATCGGCGGCTTCGGCGACCGGGCCGGCGGGCCCGAGCAGGCCCGGCAGCGCTCCTACGCAGCCGTCAAGTTCCTGCTCTACAACCTGCTCGGCGGCCTGGTGATGCTGGCCGCGGTGATCGGCCTCTACGTCATCGCCCGCAACCAGAACCAGGGCACCTTCGACCTTCAGGCGCTCACCAAGTCGATCGCCGACGGCAAGCTGGTGATCGACTCCAGCGCGGAGAAGGCGCTCTTCCTCGGCTTCTTCTTCGCGTTCGCGGTGAAGGCCCCGCTCTGGCCGCTGCACACCTGGCTGCCGAACGCGATGGGCGAGTCCACCGCCGGAACCGCCGTGCTGATCACCGCGGTGGTCGACAAGGTCGGCACCTTCGCGATGCTGCGGTTCTGCCTGGGCCTGTTCCCGAACGCCTCGAAGTTCTTCGCCCCCGCGATCCTGGTGCTGGCGGTGATCGGCATCATCTACGGCGCACTGCTCGCGGTGGGCCAGAAGGACATCAAGCGGCTGGTCGCCTACGCCTCGATCTCCCACTTCGGCTTCATCATCATGGGCATCTTCGCGATGACCACTCAGGGCCAGAGCGGCGCCACCCTCTACATGGTCAACCACGGGATCTCCACGGCGCTGCTGATGCTGATCGCGGGCTTCCTGATCTCGCGGCGCGGCTCCCGGCTGATCGCCGACTACGGCGGGGTGCAGAAGGTGGCCCCGGTGCTGGCCGGCACCTTCCTGATCGGCGGCCTGGCCACCCTCTCGCTGCCCGGACTCGCCCCGTTCGTCAGCGAGTTCCTGGTGCTGGTCGGCACCTTCACCCGCTACCCGGCGCTCGGCATCATCGCCACCCTGGGCATCGTGCTCGCCGCGCTCTACGTGCTGGTGCTCTACCAGCGCACCATGACCGGCCCGGTCAAGGCGGGCGTCAGCGGCATGCCGGACCTGAAGGCGCGTGAACTCCTGGTCGCCGCACCGCTGATCGCGCTGACCATCGCGCTCGGGGTCTACCCCAAGCCGCTCACCGACCTGGTGAACCCGGCGGTCGCCGACACCCTCACCCAGGTCCACCGGACCGACCCGGCTCCGGCCCACCCGATGGCCGCCACCCCTGGAGGTGTGACCAAGTGA
- the nuoN gene encoding NADH-quinone oxidoreductase subunit NuoN — protein MTLAASGNTPSIPAPQIEYGQLSPMLVVFGTAVVGILLEAFLPRRLRYQAQVGVALLGLAGAFVAVLVLAIQGYGTTKSGLLAMGSVALDGPALFLQGVIILAAVLAVLTYAERGLDPKIEGVPQDPFTAQAAATPGGEQEQLATKAGFAATEVYPLTLFAVGGMLLFPAANDLLTMFVALEVFSLPLYLLCALARRRRLLSQEAAVKYFLLGSFSSAFFLFGSALLYGYSGSFRLPEIADAISGTAPVTPALAITTQSDALLLIGLAMLAVGLLFKVGAVPFHAWTPDVYQGAPTPVTGFMAAATKVAAFGALLRIFYVAFPGLRWDWRPVMWGVAILTMVAGAVLAVTQQDVKRLLAYSSIAHAGFLLTGVIATNRQGVGAVLFYLLAYSLVTLGAFAAVTLVRDSRGEATHLSSWAGLGRRSPLLAAVFALFLLSFAGIPLTAGFTGKFAVFQAAAAGGATPLVIVGVLSSAVAAFFYIRVIVLMFFSDPQPNGPAVVIPSTATATVISVAVAATLVLGLAPQYFLDLASKASTFVR, from the coding sequence ATGACTCTGGCCGCAAGCGGCAACACCCCCAGCATTCCGGCGCCGCAGATCGAGTACGGCCAGCTCTCCCCGATGCTGGTCGTCTTCGGCACCGCCGTGGTGGGCATCCTGCTGGAGGCGTTCCTTCCCCGGCGGCTGCGCTACCAGGCGCAGGTGGGCGTGGCGCTGCTCGGCCTGGCGGGCGCCTTCGTCGCCGTGCTGGTGCTGGCGATCCAGGGCTACGGCACCACCAAGAGCGGGCTGCTGGCGATGGGTTCGGTGGCGCTGGACGGGCCCGCGCTGTTCCTGCAGGGCGTGATCATCCTGGCGGCGGTGCTCGCCGTGCTCACCTACGCCGAGCGCGGCCTCGACCCGAAGATCGAGGGCGTGCCGCAGGACCCGTTCACCGCCCAGGCCGCCGCCACCCCCGGCGGCGAGCAGGAGCAACTGGCCACCAAGGCGGGCTTCGCCGCCACCGAGGTCTACCCGCTCACCCTGTTCGCGGTCGGCGGCATGCTGCTCTTCCCGGCCGCCAACGACCTGCTGACCATGTTCGTGGCGCTGGAGGTCTTCTCCCTCCCGCTCTACCTGCTCTGCGCGCTGGCCCGGCGCCGCCGGCTGCTCTCCCAGGAGGCGGCGGTCAAGTACTTCCTGCTGGGCTCCTTCTCCTCGGCGTTCTTCCTGTTCGGCAGCGCGTTGCTGTACGGCTACTCGGGCAGCTTCCGGCTGCCGGAGATCGCCGACGCGATCTCCGGGACCGCACCGGTCACCCCGGCGCTGGCGATCACCACCCAGAGCGACGCGCTCCTGCTGATCGGGCTGGCGATGCTGGCGGTCGGCCTGCTGTTCAAGGTCGGCGCGGTGCCGTTCCACGCCTGGACGCCGGACGTCTACCAGGGCGCCCCGACCCCGGTCACCGGCTTCATGGCCGCGGCCACCAAGGTCGCCGCGTTCGGCGCGCTGCTGCGGATCTTCTACGTGGCCTTCCCCGGACTGCGGTGGGACTGGCGCCCGGTGATGTGGGGCGTCGCGATCCTGACCATGGTGGCCGGCGCCGTCCTGGCGGTCACCCAGCAGGACGTGAAGCGGCTGCTCGCCTACTCCTCGATCGCCCACGCCGGGTTCCTGCTGACCGGCGTGATCGCCACCAACCGGCAGGGCGTCGGCGCGGTCCTCTTCTACCTGCTGGCCTACTCCCTGGTCACCCTCGGCGCGTTCGCGGCGGTCACCCTGGTGCGCGACTCGCGGGGCGAGGCGACCCACCTGTCCAGCTGGGCCGGGCTGGGGCGGCGCTCGCCGCTGCTGGCCGCGGTCTTCGCGCTCTTCCTGCTCTCCTTCGCCGGGATCCCGCTGACGGCGGGCTTCACCGGGAAGTTCGCGGTGTTCCAGGCCGCGGCGGCGGGCGGGGCCACCCCGCTGGTGATCGTGGGTGTGCTGAGCTCGGCGGTGGCCGCGTTCTTCTACATCCGGGTGATCGTGCTGATGTTCTTCTCCGACCCGCAGCCGAACGGGCCCGCCGTGGTGATCCCGAGCACCGCGACGGCAACGGTGATCTCGGTCGCGGTGGCCGCCACCCTGGTGCTCGGCCTCGCGCCGCAGTACTTCCTGGATCTGGCGTCCAAGGCGTCGACGTTCGTCCGCTGA